Within Actinoplanes sp. L3-i22, the genomic segment GGCTTCATCCGAACCGGCGCTTCGATCGGCGTGGTGCTCCTGCTGCTCACGCTGGGACTGGAATTCACGACCGACGAGTTCATGGTCAGTGCCCGGCGGCACGTGCCCAGTGGCATCGTCGACCTGCTGGTCAACGCTGGTTCCGGCGTCCTGGCCGGGATTCTCCTCGGGCTGAATCCGGTTGGCATGCTCGCCCTTGCCGGTGCGACCTGGGTGTCTTCCTCGGGCATCGCCTCGCGCCTGTTGTCCGACCTGCGGCAGCTCGGCAACCGGGAGACGCCATCGGTGCTCTCGATCCTGGTCATCGAAGACTTCGCGATGGCCGTCTACCTCCCGCTGCTGGCGGTGCTCGGATCCGGCGGCAGGTGGTGGCAGGCACTGATCGGCATCGCCGTGGCGGTGTCCGCGGTCACCGCGGCCTTCGCCGGCTTGCGCCGATGGGGGCTGCACATCAACCGGTGGCTGGTTCATCCCGACCCGGAGCAGCTCATGCTCCGCCTGCTCGGGGCCACCCTGGTGGTTGCCGCGCTGGCCGAGATGGTCAACGTGTCGGCCGCAGTCGGGGCGCTGCTGGTCGGCCTGACGCTCACCGGCAGGAACGCGGCGCGGGCCCGCACCGTCCTGGCCCCGCTCCGGGATCTGTTCGCGGCGGCGTTCTTCCTCTCCATCGG encodes:
- a CDS encoding cation:proton antiporter, producing the protein MHASLALLLELGLVLVALSLLGSMAHRLAIPAIPFYLLAGLALGDRGVEVASEASGFIRTGASIGVVLLLLTLGLEFTTDEFMVSARRHVPSGIVDLLVNAGSGVLAGILLGLNPVGMLALAGATWVSSSGIASRLLSDLRQLGNRETPSVLSILVIEDFAMAVYLPLLAVLGSGGRWWQALIGIAVAVSAVTAAFAGLRRWGLHINRWLVHPDPEQLMLRLLGATLVVAALAEMVNVSAAVGALLVGLTLTGRNAARARTVLAPLRDLFAAAFFLSIGLTVRPADLLAALPAAAALAAAGIATKIFTGWYAAGRDGSGTPGRLRAGTALVARGEFSIVVVGVAGTSEPALAAIVVAYVLLLAVTGPLLARFLPSTVNRRRVTARPPPARSAEDFID